One window from the genome of Pandoraea fibrosis encodes:
- the mhpT gene encoding 3-(3-hydroxy-phenyl)propionate transporter MhpT has product MESNRDGGARALPLGAEGASGASPVVLTLALCFAVALLEGLDLQSVGVAARGMAKEFGLSVAQMGIAFSAGTFGLLPGAMVGGRLADSIGRKRVLMLSAALFGVLSIATAFVSDFWMLVIVRVLTGIGLGGAMPNLIALSSEAVAPRLRGTAVSIMYCGIPLGGGIAATIGMLAVSDADWRHIFYVGGVGPLLLLPLLAWCLPESRAFAAATAQGQRATPAPMMSVLFSEGRGISTVQLWLSYFCTLIVLYFLLNWLPSLMGSRGLARGEIGWVQILFNVGSAVGVLALGYLMDRARMSLVIGGMYLGMIASLVGLAAAQGFGVLATAAFFAGMFIIGGQSVLYALAAAYYPTAMRGTGVGAAVAIGRIGSVVGPLAAGMLLAVGSSAAVVIGASIPVTVVAALAALTLIRRPRAAD; this is encoded by the coding sequence ATGGAATCGAATCGGGACGGCGGCGCTCGCGCGCTGCCATTGGGCGCGGAGGGGGCGAGCGGCGCGAGTCCGGTCGTACTGACGCTGGCCTTGTGCTTTGCGGTGGCATTGCTCGAGGGCCTCGACCTGCAGTCGGTCGGCGTTGCGGCGCGCGGCATGGCGAAGGAGTTCGGTCTTAGCGTCGCGCAAATGGGGATCGCGTTTTCTGCCGGCACGTTTGGCCTGTTGCCCGGCGCGATGGTCGGCGGACGGCTGGCCGACAGCATCGGCCGCAAGCGCGTGCTGATGCTCTCGGCGGCGCTGTTCGGCGTGTTGTCGATTGCCACCGCCTTCGTGTCCGACTTCTGGATGCTGGTGATCGTGCGCGTGCTCACGGGGATCGGGCTGGGCGGCGCGATGCCGAACCTGATTGCGCTGTCCTCGGAAGCCGTGGCGCCGCGCTTGCGTGGTACGGCCGTGAGCATCATGTATTGCGGCATTCCGCTGGGTGGGGGCATTGCGGCCACGATTGGCATGCTGGCAGTGAGCGATGCCGACTGGCGTCACATCTTCTACGTGGGCGGTGTCGGCCCGCTGTTGCTGTTGCCGTTGCTGGCGTGGTGTCTGCCCGAGTCGCGCGCGTTTGCCGCGGCGACGGCGCAAGGCCAGCGTGCCACCCCTGCACCGATGATGTCGGTGTTGTTCTCCGAAGGGCGCGGCATCTCGACCGTCCAGCTCTGGCTGTCCTACTTCTGCACACTCATCGTGCTGTACTTCCTGCTCAACTGGCTGCCCTCGCTCATGGGGTCGCGCGGTCTGGCGCGCGGGGAAATCGGCTGGGTGCAGATTCTCTTTAACGTCGGTAGTGCCGTGGGGGTGCTCGCGCTGGGCTATCTGATGGATCGCGCGCGCATGTCGCTGGTGATCGGCGGCATGTATCTGGGCATGATCGCGTCGCTCGTGGGGTTGGCCGCCGCGCAAGGTTTCGGTGTACTCGCCACGGCGGCATTCTTCGCGGGCATGTTCATCATCGGCGGGCAGTCCGTACTCTACGCACTCGCCGCGGCCTACTACCCGACCGCCATGCGCGGCACCGGCGTGGGCGCCGCCGTGGCCATCGGGCGCATCGGCTCGGTGGTCGGGCCGCTCGCCGCCGGCATGTTGCTCGCAGTAGGCAGCAGCGCAGCCGTGGTCATCGGCGCGAGCATTCCCGTCACCGTCGTGGCTGCGCTGGCTGCACTCACGCTGATCCGTCGTCCCCGCGCGGCTGACTGA